The Meriones unguiculatus strain TT.TT164.6M chromosome 20, Bangor_MerUng_6.1, whole genome shotgun sequence region TACATAGATGACATAATTATAGACAAGGTctgctacacaggaaaacccttcTGTCCacctttcatttttctaaatggatcatcacaatttttttttttataattttaaaacaatacacAGCTTTCTTGGGCTGAAGCAATTGCAAGAACGTATTGGTATTGGTATATTACAGCTACTTACAATGTTTAAGAACAGCGATGgagaaaaataagttatttaaataCTGATTTCATATACAGAAAGTGCAATGCTGTCAGGTGCCATATAACTTTGCTCgacagtttgtttattttttctatcAATTTAAAAATCAAGATAACTTGGACTCAAGACAGTTAGACTTTTCTGGACCCTTACTCAGTCCTCCCACAGCAGTGATGCGGAATCCACTTCTGTTCTGCTGCAGCTGTGAGCACGCGATGCTGTGTCGGGCAGTCACTTCTCACAGAGGAAGCATTTTCAATTTCATCCACACCCGGGTCAGGACAGAGAAAAGGGCCCCCAAATATGCAAGGCCATGAAAAGCTAGTTGCTCTCGTTATTGGGAATGTAAATAGTAGTTTGGGCAGCTGCTTTCTCTGCAGACAGCTGTGACATACAAATCGCACACATTCTGGGGAGCTACCTGAGCCGAAACGCCTTTCCAGGTTTCTTTTGTGCTTTCCAAAGACAACAATTTTTCACCGTCACTCAAAATTCTGTACCAAATGCAACTGATCAAAACTGTATATTGCTAAAGCCTGCCACCTGGCCACCAGCCACAGGCAGCCCCACGTCACCTCAGTGCCACACACCAACATTCAGGCTTTTTTCAGACCAAATGAGACgctcaaagcaaaagaaaaccaaacaaacactaaagatagaaagaaagtaaaagaaagaaagaaagaaagaaagaaagagagaaagaaagaaagaaagagagagaaagaaagaaagaggacaacCTCAGCCCCTTCAGATCAGACATTCACACTAAATTCATGGTCCCTGAATTTTCCATGCAAAGgcaatgatttccaaagtgacaaAAAAATAGTGTTTGGCATTCTCGAGACCTCTGGTTCTAGTTTGGTCTACACTGAGAAGGAACTGAAACTTGCAAATTCACACAAGATTTCTCCTTCTCCCTTGTTACCTCTAATGTGGCTCCTGTGTGGTCTCTTTGCTCAGATAGAATCATGGGCAGAGTCTGTCGCAATGTCAGGCCAGGGTTACGTCAAAGGCAAGAGGAGAAGCCTGTTTTCCAATTCCAACCCCACAGAAGCATGCAGAAGCGCTGACAACCCTGTATCCACACCCACTAGGCGGGCTATGCCACGACCCAGGAGGCAACCGTGAGCTCTTTTAAAGAGACCAGCAGGCATCTGGTGGATTTACCTTTTATTCTAAATTGCCTCAACTTCTTCACACGGCATCCTATAGAAGGCGAATGGAATCGAccatattattgttattgttttcaaTGAACACTAAAATGGGGGGGATCGCCTGAGAAAGTTCATTTCCTCAGAGACATGGATCCAGCGATATCAAGCATATGGTCAGGATGGCTTGGTTATTAATAAAATCACTTGCCCTTCTCTCCTGAGGGAAATCGTGTTTCAATAACCCAATAAAATATCAGAGGACGAATCCAGGCCTTGTGTTCAAAGTGCTTTCATGGTAACTTGAGACCTCGCACAATGCTTCTAAGAAAAGCCACACTGTAAGCAAAGGAGCCTGTGTACCTGCCTGCATTTGCTAGTTGCTAGAAAACTAGACACTAGACAAAAAGAGAACAGATTATAGAAATCACAATTGGAAAAACAGTTGAAAATATGCAATATTTAGCACACAGCTAATGTGGTTTGTCTGGCTTCAAATGAACCTCTGCttgaattaaaataattaagtaaCAGATGAAagataaagataataataattCTAGAActggccaaaaaagaaaaaaaaaaaccaaaaagtaaaacaaacaaacaaacaaaaactttaaagaacTGAGTTTTGTAAACTACTTccctttttagaaaaaaaaatctttctgagaTATGCAACATTACAATGACTTTCTACAAAGGTGATCCGTTAGCTGATGGATGGGTTTTGGAATGGATGTGGCCGGGATTCTCCAACTGTGGCCGCCATGATGGCCGCTCAGTGAAGTGAGTAGAACGAAGGGCAGTTACTACACAAGCCCCACCGGGAATCCAGATCAACCTTTACTGAGTTTGTAGTTAGTTTAAAAACTAAGAGTCAATGTGAAATGTGTGCCTGGTGGTCACTCCTATAAAATAAGCCATGTTAGAACgagactgttaaaaaaaaaaaggctatttcTGTGGAAACATCCCAAATAGTTAGATGGCAGTCTAAGCTGAAGAATTTTGGGACTAGGGTTAAGGGTTGCAGACACTAGATAGATAACTGGTTAAAAGTTTATATTAAGGCAAATAAAAGCTAATTGCTAGAAAGCAATTAAAATGTCTCTTGTTTATCTACAGGAGAGGAGGACTGTTGTGTTCTTGCTGTAGCCAGCTGGTCCGGCGTCTGAACTCATGAGCACAGTCAATAGTATACAGTAACTCCAGAGTCTGTTGCTTTGGCCTAGCTAAGCCCGGTGGGCTCGGGCATCCAGCAGGGTGACCAACAGATGGGCGAGGGCACGATGAGACGCGAGcaggctgccttgtcctcttcttctAGCCCTCTGCCGGCACGGAGACAGAGTGGACGCACAGGGTTTGCTGTGCGTTGACATCTTGGCTCTTCTGTGTCTGAAAGCAAGACTAAGCGCTGGTCTTGCCTGTGGGCATCAAAGAGAACCACACTGGTTTCCTCGAGGGCGCGGGGAACTTTCCAGGATAGGGTCCTCGGCTCCGTGTCCTAATCCTGCAATTTGTGAGCCCCATGTGGGGACCTTTCTTCCAGATCAGGTCAACCCCAGCAGATAGGGAGGGATTGTATCAGCTTCCTAAGCACAGTGAAAGGCTGGCTCTTGTCCAGGGAGGGCCACGGCAGGCCTGCTACATGGCCTCAGGGCTCGGGGGCAGTTTGAATAGTCTGGCTGCGGAGATGAGCTTCCGTATGTGACGCTCCTCTGTGATGCCGGCCTGCTGAAGGCAAGTGTGGGACAGGGAAGGCACTTGGCTCAACGCGCTGAACCCTGCGTCAGAAAGCGTGCTGGTGTACATGGGCAGGCCAATGGAAACGAGCCAATCCGACACAGACGCAACACATCCCGGAGAGAGGGGTTTCCTGCAGATTTCTGTGAGCCCACCACTTGGGATCTGAGCAAAGAAGGAAAGCCACATTATGAAGACTGCACAGAGACCGTGAGAGAGATACTTTTTGTATGGCTGAGAGGGACAGGACTGCCCCTGCCAAGAGATGTCAAAATGAACGTTAAGAGTGCTactcaaaaactgaaaaagattCTCAAGGAACTATTCTAAAAGATTTCAGAACTTTGGGATTACATCAAACCCCAATTATGTGTGTAAGCATAGGCATTTCCCTATCTTCTGTTATTTTGCCTCCACGAAGTCCCGTAACTGAGGTGAACTGTGGAGAGAAACCTGTGTGTCACTTAGAAAAGGATGTTCAGTGGGTAGGGTTTTTATGAAGTGTATCTTCGACTCTAGAGTAATAGccagaaaattaaatatttaaatgtacatGGCTAAtcaacaatttaaaatataataatatcaaGAGCCgaccaggacagagaaatggacgTTGAAACCTGATTGCCAGGGTTGTCTTTCAGAAGGAGGCACAGAGTGTAAAAGCCCATGCTATCTTGTATTACTGTGTGTGTACTCATATTCACGAAGGTGCACATCATACGGGTGGGGGCCAGAGGTCAGCCCTCCCTGTCTTTACTCAGGAGCTGTCCATCTTTTCTTCTGGAACAGGGACTCCTACCTTCACCTAGCTGCTCAGTGAGCTCCAAGAACCCACTTGTCTCTCTCTTCTGAGTCACACCTAAGATCACAATTGTGGGCCATGACACCCAGCTTTTTCCCACATGGGTCCTGGAAAGTAACCTTGGCTCCTCTCGCTCCTCTGATCCCCGAGCCTTCTCTGCAGCTCTGATTTTGTGTGATCTGGATGAAGCAATCTCTTCAAAGAATAAATCCTCAGATATTATTGGAACATGTTTTAAAGCAAGCTGCTTTTCACTATACCACTTAAAATAAAAGGCTAGGAATAAACCCTAAACGTTTATTAATAAGTAATTGGCTAAGACATAGAATACTCACCAAATTAAAATcttgataataaaaaaatattttactaataTCCATGATCTGATATGTAAAAGCAATCAGGCTTaaaatgtacatatgtgcacagaaATAACTAGCTTAAAATTGAGAACTAGAAGTCATACACTTAGGGCATACAGCATGGTCTTTGGAGGAATGCAGATGTCACACAGTGGCTGAGTCAAGCTACTTCCCCACTGCCCACACCTTTCTCTCATGTAAAGAGGATGAAAAGCGCAGCAGCATCTTCCGCCGAGGGTGTAACACACTGCTGTCAACTGCCGTTTTCGTGGGATGCACCAAGAGCTTCTGAACTTACTCCTTTGGCTGAATTTCTGGTGTGCTGTGTATGGATTTTAAGAGCAGGTGTAAAGCTGGGACATGGACCTCCCTCTTTTGCCTTTCTAACACTGTCTTAACCTGGCCATCCCGCggtcccagcactcaagacacggaggcaggaagatcacaaattAAGGCGAACCTGACCATGTctctaagcaaaaaaaaaaaaaaaaaaaaaaaaagacaaggggACGGCAGTGTAGGTCAGTGGTACATCCCTTCTCCAGCATAAAACCCTGAAAAATAAAACCGAAGTCTAGGCTGTCCGACTATTTCCTTCCTAGGTGTCTTTTCGTGGGGCTCTAGCAAGCCCTTGTGTCGCCAACACCTGCCAGCCACGGCCTCACACCTAAGCGTACCGCAGAGAGCTACCGTCTCCCTGCAACGAGGGCTGCTTACCGCCATTCGATGCTGCTTCCGAAGCAGCTTCACCCGGATCTGGTCCATGTTGGTGGCAACATCCCTCTCAGGCTGCTCTAGGTCCTCCGCGTATCGCTGTACCAGGGCCTCAGGGATCCCACAACGGCCATGCTGCCAGGGGAAAGAGCAACCCGGCATGAATGGTGTACAGACCTCTCCCCGAAGGCACACAGCTCGGCGGTCAGAAAACAGCACCAGCAGCTTTAGCTCAGAGGGAACAGAACCTGCTCACTAAGGGACAGGTTCTCGAAAAGGAGCACACTTACATCTTAATCGCCCAAATACTGATGAGCTCTAAAAGGTATTTCAAAACACAATTAAGTAACACAATCCTGTATTTCTCAGGCCAATGCTTTAAACTCATTTTACAGAATTCAGTCCCTTCACGTTGTTGAAGAGGGTCCCCTAATCTGCAGAAAGCCGACCCACTGCTCTATTTGCTCTTCATCTGAGACCACGCCACCATATCACCAGGCCACACTACTCCACAGCTCTCCCTATTTTCCCTTCAAAGGTACATAGTCATGAAGTATCAAAGCGGTGGAAAGAGAGAAACGGGAGGGGCTGTTCTCAGGAGGCACTCACGACCATAACGAGGACCCTTGGGAGCACATTACAGATCTCCAGAAGGAAAGCGGAGCCACCTCTATTACCACCGATTTGTCTTCAAAGTCGCTTTGGTGTTGGTAGCCTTTTTCCCTGCCTTTTCAAATGAGAACTGTATTTCGTTATAGACATGTTTTTGATGTATCAGGCAGGGCCTTTCGCATTACACCCTCCACCTCGTTAGGTATAATTGCGGTGGCGCACCTGAGCAGGGTTCGGGCTGTGTGTGCTCCGTGGTTGTCTATGCAAGCTCCCACTAACTGTGCTCCCTCACAACAACCTGTCTAGGAGTAGGGACTGCAGGTCACTCGAAACCCCAGTTGAACCACACAGAAACGAACCCACATCCTGCTGTGGGATACGCACCCTTGATTCGGGCCGCTCTTGCCCATTTTCTCAGCATCACATTAGGGGCCAATTCTGGTGCTGAGTGTGTCCCTGCCAAGTGCAGCTGCCCTAAACTAAAACCAagcaagagggaaggaaaagcaaAGCTGCAGCTCTATTTAATCCAGGGGCAGCGGGTAGTACCTCCAGCTCAGAGGCTGTAGGCAGAGGTGCCATTCTGTCTGCTACACACGTGGCTAAGCGGCGCATGCCTCGGGAGGCAgacgaggccagcctggtctacagagcaagttccaggacggctgggctacacagagacacactgtcTGGATACCTTATCAGAATAGGGCTCCTCGGTGAGGTCGATGCCCTCGGCCTGGAGCTTGTTCTCCGTGAGCATCTCCAGGTCCACACCCCGGGCACAGGAGACCTTCCTGCTTAGCGCTGGGCCCAGCTTCACACCATGGCCCTGCAGGCTGGTGCTCTCAGGCAGCTCCGCCAGCCAGGGCGGGGGTCTAGTGCAGACTGGGCTGCCCGGCTCGGTCCCCAAGGGAGGCCTGGGCTCCCGGGGGGAGGGGCAGTCGCAGGGACTCGCGGGGCTGGCCTTCTTCAGGGGCAGCACGGGGGCCTCCAGGTTGGGGACCAGGGGCAGGCCATTGGCCAGGCGCTCTCGGCTCTTCTTGGCGGGCACAGGCGGGGGCTGCGATGGATGCCTGGGCTGTGTCCTGGTCTCGGGGGCGCTCTGCtccccatctcccccttctttggtGCCCAGGGGGTGGTGGTCATGTCCTTTTCTGTGACCCTCAAGAGACGTCCTTGTTAAGCTGGGTTTAACTGGAGGCTGAGCCTCGAAATTTCTGGGGACACACTGAGGAGGCGACACGCCAAGTTTGGAGATCACAGCGGAGCCATCCGGCTTCTTGGCCATTGTTTTCGGGGGGTCAGAAAATCTCTTGCTTTGGGTCAGAAGCGTCACATCTTCAGCAGTGGGATCTCGGCCTCGGGACAGAGCCTCGGAGGTGCAGGCAGATGTCTTCTGTGGCACTTCTGGTACATTCTGAGGGCACGTTTCCAGCACCTCACTAggcacatccttgccagcatcaGCCTCTCCCTGAAGGTCATCCAGGGAGTGGGATCGGGGCCAGCTTTCCACTGGCTCAGGACCCTCCAGGGTTTCACAGCTGCGACAAATGGAGACCGGGAGGCTTCTTCGGTTTTTACTCAAACTAGTCACACAGGGCACGCCACAGCGCTTGGCGGTGTCCGGGGCTAGGCCTCGTCCCAGCCCGCCCTCCTCTCCTGGCTTCCGCACCTCCGCTGGTTTAGTTAGAGGCAATGTCGGGTAGTTGCCTGGCTGACTCCTGTTGAAAGACTTTAAGTTGGACTCCGTGGATGACTTGGCGGGCAGAACGCTGGGTTTTTGAGTTTtgcctgggagaggaggagagatttTGCAACTGCGTTTCAAAGTCAATGAACAAAGAAGGACCTAATTCCTGTATCAACAAAACCATCACGTAGgtcactaaaataataataataataataataataataataataaagttgggTGATCAGGTGtccgtttttatttttataaagaattcTAGTCTTATTAAAGTACTTATAGAGATTGGAACTAATTGGTTATGTGGAAAGAAAATGCTGTGTCCAGCAGGAGGCTAGAACTAATATCTATTCCAAGCTGCATTCGGTGTAGAAAGACTGACTGACTTCGTATGCCCTGCCAGAAACCAAGCCGTAAGATCTCTGTGCTGGATACGAGTTTCTGAAGTCGTGGATGAACTGATTCCTTAGCATAGTTCTATGAATGGTACCCACAAAGGGGTTAGCAGAACAAAAACTCAGATAATTCTTTGCATCAAGCTGTTCTGCCTGAATACAATGACCCGGAAACAAGGAACGGACGGGTGCAGACCAGCCAACGGGCTGAGGGGGCGCTTTGCTGGGGGCCATCTACAGCAGCCCTCCTCCGAGCGGCTAGCGGTGACTGCTGGCCGATTGTCATCCTGACGTAGCTCACTAACGGGAACTCTTGGCTGTTCACCATGGCAGCTGCTGCATGACGAGCTTTCCTGGGGACGTGCTGAGACTTTGTAGGCATGTGTGCAGGCACAGGTGAGCTCAcgcgcacgcatgcacacgcacacatcaACGGTGCTTTGTCTCCTCCCTCACCAGTAATCCATCTGTGTGTCCCTAGTAGCTGGTCTGGTAAACCTGAGAATGCTCCAGGTAACAGAATATCTGAGCCATGTGATTGTGTTACTCtagaaaaagatgaaaatgcCACAAATCTTCATCAGGCTTGGGAGGTACGAAGAAAGGCTGTCTAATTTCCAAAACCCGGTAAGTGATCATCAATGTAACTAAGAGGTTCCCCCTGGCCTATTAATAAGCTTCCTGAATTCAGTGTTTTAACGTAGAATTCTGACCTCCCCCTGATACGCAGTATCAGCCTTTCAGTGTAATACAGAAAGGGCAGCAGGGAGAAACCGGGCTGTGGACCAGTCTGATAGGGAGGGTTGGATTGTGTCCATTCAAAGAGGAAAGCAGCTACTTTAGGGCAAACAGACAAaattttttgattaaaaaaaatctctatgtGGGGGAGAATAGAtgaaggaaacagaacaggaagaAAAGGCCTGGGGGTCTAACATTACAAGTGCTTTGGTCTTCGACAGCAGGGAGAACAGGGCTCCTTCCACGATTTCACACTTCCTAAGCTCACTCAAGCCTCAGACTGATAGTATGAAGTGTTTCGCAGCAAGCACAATCGTGGACCCTGAGGCTGGTGGGGGGAGCAGCGCTCTCCTCAAGTGGACTTTTATTAATGAGGCCATCCTTTTATCCAAAGACCCAGATCAGCATATGAAACATCTTACAGCCTGCAAAGCAGAGGCCCAGCCAAAAGGCATGTGTCCTCTGCTAAGTTCATACTGTCCTACCTGATATCTACACTAATCAAGAGCAACACACTAGTCCTTTCCTGACAGGTGGTTATTCTGTTGATACACGGAGATATTAGCTTATTGTAATATTCAATGGACTGCCTACATTTCTTCTGAACAGAAGAATCACCACAgccaaatggaaaaggaaaatacTTCATAGATCCCATCATAGGAAAGCTTAAACAGCAGTTGAAATAGAAAACTCTAATTAAAATCCATTGTGTTTAAATTTTAGAAATAGGTTTTCCTTTCTTACTGCCTCTCAGTACAAACCACATGTATCAATGATCAATGCCAGCTTCATATAGGAAGAGCCCTGAGTTCGCCTTGAAATCAAagcatggctcagcagttgattTAATCCAGTTCTTCAACAGATATATCAGAATTCTCCTGGCATTAAACCCTTTGGCAGTGCTAGCTTCCCTGATTTACCAACCCAGCACGGCTGGGTTAATCTGACGTGACCGCTTCAGCTATAGAAAAGTTATtaacagaaaagtaaaaagcCCTCCAAACCTACCCAAGGATTTGCTGTTTGCTAAAAATGGCTCAGTGCTGGCTTCCTGGATGGGTTTTGCATTGCATTTTGATCAAGGCTATCTAAATGTTAAAACCTCGGAGGATGTGGCTATCTTCCCAAATTGCTAGGACATTCTCGGTGGCAGAACTTATAGGTTAATTTCTGGGTTCCCAAGATGCTTATCAGAATCGACATGAGTGTGAGGCTGGCAGGAAGGCCGCGGATGCAGATGTGGGCGCGTCAGGTAATGGGTACATCAGGGAGAATTTGAACTCAAATATTTGTTTACCTTATCTTAGAACTAGTCTGGGTGTCCATACTACTTGTTTTTAAGCATGATTTACAGTAAGAAACACAACTTACGTCCACCAGCCAACACACACATATCTGAAACAAAGATTACAGTAATGCCACTGATGACGCTAAGCCTTACCTCACGACTGCACCGATGCTTTCTACTGTGTCGCAGAAAACCACCCTCCATGGCTTACTACACTGATTTCACAATCCACTCACAAACTGCGGCCAGAGGTTGACATGGCTGGCTTCAGTAAGTGCTAAGAAATAACTTGTTCCTATCAGATGGGAGTCCCAGCGGCCACTTAGGGCTAGGAAACCTCGGTGTGCTTTTACTACGGTCTCAAGTGTTCCACAGAGATTCAGGTCACGATGGTGGCACGAACCCTCACTACCGCTTCTCATCTTTGTAACAATGGTGATTTGGGGGACACAACAGGAAGCCACAGAGTCAC contains the following coding sequences:
- the Sash1 gene encoding SAM and SH3 domain-containing protein 1 isoform X4 translates to MPKPSREQSDDETEESVKFKRLHKLVNSTRRVRKKLIRVEEMKKPSTEGGEEHVFGNSPVLDERSALYSGVHKKPFFYDGSPEKPPEDDSDSLTPSPSSSSLDTWGAGRKLVKTFSKGESRGLIKPPKKMGTFFSYPEEEKAQKVSRSLTEGEMKKGLGSLSHGRTCSFGGFDLTNRSLHVGSNNSDPLSKEGDFVYKEVIKSPTASRISLGKKVKSVKETMRKRMSKKYSSPVSEQDSGLDGMPGSPASVKPDSEHADKPKLKAGGSVESLRSSLSGQSSMSGQTVSTTDSSTSNRESVKSEDGDDEEPPYRGPFCGRARVHTDFTPSPYDTDSLKLKKGDIIDIISKPPMGTWMGLLNNKVGTFKFIYVDVLNEEEEKPKRPTRRRRKGRPPQPKSVEDLLDRINLKEHMPTFLFNGYEDLDTFKLLEEEDLDELNIRDPEHRAVLLTAVELLQEYDSNSDQSGSQEKLLVDSQGLSGCSPRDSGCYESSENLENGKTQKPSVLPAKSSTESNLKSFNRSQPGNYPTLPLTKPAEVRKPGEEGGLGRGLAPDTAKRCGVPCVTSLSKNRRSLPVSICRSCETLEGPEPVESWPRSHSLDDLQGEADAGKDVPSEVLETCPQNVPEVPQKTSACTSEALSRGRDPTAEDVTLLTQSKRFSDPPKTMAKKPDGSAVISKLGVSPPQCVPRNFEAQPPVKPSLTRTSLEGHRKGHDHHPLGTKEGGDGEQSAPETRTQPRHPSQPPPVPAKKSRERLANGLPLVPNLEAPVLPLKKASPASPCDCPSPREPRPPLGTEPGSPVCTRPPPWLAELPESTSLQGHGVKLGPALSRKVSCARGVDLEMLTENKLQAEGIDLTEEPYSDKHGRCGIPEALVQRYAEDLEQPERDVATNMDQIRVKLLRKQHRMAIPSGGLTEICRKPLSPGCVASVSDWLVSIGLPMYTSTLSDAGFSALSQVPSLSHTCLQQAGITEERHIRKLISAARLFKLPPSPEAM